The DNA window GGTCGTAGGCGATGGCGCCGTCGATGAGGACCAATTCGGCTCGCGAGTAGATGCTGAACGGATCGCCGGACCAGATCACGACATCGGCCCTCTTGCCGGTCTCGAGGGATCCGACCTCGTCCTCCACCCCCAGGGCTCGCGCGGGATTGATCGTGATCCATCGCAGCGCGTCGTCCCGGTCCAGGTCCAGGCCGGCCTCCAGCCCCGCGGCGAGCGCCACCGCCGCGTCCACGTTCATTCTCTGGACGCCACCCGAGTCGTCGGTGTGCAGGATGGCGCACGCGCCGGCATCCTCCACCAGCGCGATGTTGGCGCGGATGCCGTCGTAGGACTCCAGCTTGAAGCCCCACCAATCGGCCCACATGCTGGCGCACGTGCCCGTTTCGGCCAGGCGGTCGCGCACCTTGTACGCCTCGACCGCGTGGTGGAAGCTGGCGATCTCGTAGCCGAACTCCGCGGCGATGTCGAGCATCACGGCCATCTCGTCGCCGCGGTAGCAGTGGTTCTGGATCCGGATCTCGCCCGCCAGCACTCCCGCGAGCGTCTCGAGCCGCAGGTTCCGCTTGGGGCGCTGCGCCGGGTCGGCGCCGTCCGCCTCCCATTTGTCCGTTTTCCGCTTGTAGTCGGCGGCCTCGATCCAGGCCGACCGGTATCCGGCCACGTTGCCCATGCGCGTCGACGGCGAGCGGCCGCGCCCCCCGTAGACACGCTTGGGATTCTCTCCGCAGGCCATCTTCAGCGTGTACGGCGCGTCCGGGAACTTCATCCCCTGCATCGTGCGCGAGGGCACGTTGCGCAGGGTCACGCCGCGGCCCCCGAACAGGTTGGCCGATCCCGGCAGGACGTGGAACGTCGTCACCCCACCGGCGAGCGCCAGCGCGTACTGCGGATCGTGAGGCCAGACCGAATGCTCGGCCCAGACCTCGGCGGTGTTCGGGGAGGTGGCCTCGTTGCCGTCGCTCAGCGACGCGTCTCCGGGAGCGGCGTACACGCCCATGTGCGAGTGCGTGTCGATGATGCCCGGCGTGACCCACTTGCCCGTGGCGTCGATCTCTCGCGCTCCC is part of the Gemmatimonadota bacterium genome and encodes:
- a CDS encoding amidohydrolase family protein — translated: MLRGGTVAVWLSLSAACAGGAQPPAPPTPQDDSPPTEAAAAFASTYQPMPSQTTVLRGATVMTAAGPTMERADVLLVDGLVEAVGPDLDAPAGAREIDATGKWVTPGIIDTHSHMGVYAAPGDASLSDGNEATSPNTAEVWAEHSVWPHDPQYALALAGGVTTFHVLPGSANLFGGRGVTLRNVPSRTMQGMKFPDAPYTLKMACGENPKRVYGGRGRSPSTRMGNVAGYRSAWIEAADYKRKTDKWEADGADPAQRPKRNLRLETLAGVLAGEIRIQNHCYRGDEMAVMLDIAAEFGYEIASFHHAVEAYKVRDRLAETGTCASMWADWWGFKLESYDGIRANIALVEDAGACAILHTDDSGGVQRMNVDAAVALAAGLEAGLDLDRDDALRWITINPARALGVEDEVGSLETGKRADVVIWSGDPFSIYSRAELVLIDGAIAYDRSDPEHQPLADFMLGILPEEVTP